In Oncorhynchus mykiss isolate Arlee chromosome 1, USDA_OmykA_1.1, whole genome shotgun sequence, the following proteins share a genomic window:
- the LOC118948024 gene encoding U6 snRNA phosphodiesterase-like — protein MAGGLLWFISLAEKLKVYSNDDKTRTLLAMEVSTGQAQLLELMKAVDGTMEEFTLVTFYKNPSFHVSLTWCVEECLQELQGLVDSHEDGAFLLRLDCQELQR, from the exons ATGGCAGGAGGTCTGCTATG GTTCATTTCTTTGGCTGAGAAGCTGAAGGTCTACTCCAATGATGATAAAACCAG GACATTACTGGCTATGGAAGTTTCCACAGGACAGGCTCAGCTACTAGAGCTTATGAAAGCAGTGGATGGCACCATGGAGGAGTTCACCCTTGTCACTTTTTACAAG AATCCTTCCTTCCATGTAAGTCTGACCTGGTGTGTTGAAGAGTGTCTGCAGGAGTTGCAG GGTTTGGTTGACTCCCATGAGGATGGAGCCTTCCTGTTGAGACTGGACTGTCAAGAGTTGCAGCGTTAG